The Deltaproteobacteria bacterium genome has a window encoding:
- a CDS encoding 50S ribosomal protein L11 methyltransferase has translation MARAKTTSAPRPASRSAWLEAAIRVPLGAADRVGRLLVEAGSQGVITGVRELARGARRRTHEIVRGFFPSREPVRARLAVRAALGRARDVGVRRATVSWRELDASLWEMDWRQHFQPVRAGRRLVVVPPWDRDDHGGRTQVVIHPGMAFGTGQHATTLGCLEALERLASPAPARALDVGTGTGVLAIALAKLGVKEVAALDLDPQAIAAARGNLRRNALSSRVKLACGDLTRAVPAPPAGRDFPLVVANLYVDALVALAPAITSRTAPGGHLVTSGVLRSQQARVRAAYAAPAWRLRSAKRHGAWVTSVFERRTPTIEAGRGATPNTPTRVRRAAAKVSGRRPPRRAARARTR, from the coding sequence ATGGCGCGCGCGAAGACGACATCGGCTCCGCGGCCCGCGAGCCGCTCCGCCTGGCTCGAAGCGGCGATCCGCGTTCCGCTCGGTGCGGCCGACCGGGTCGGCCGGCTCCTCGTCGAGGCCGGATCGCAAGGCGTCATCACCGGCGTTCGTGAGCTCGCCCGCGGCGCCCGCCGCCGCACTCACGAGATCGTCCGCGGCTTCTTCCCGAGCCGCGAGCCGGTGCGAGCGCGGCTCGCGGTGCGCGCCGCGCTCGGCCGCGCCCGCGACGTCGGCGTGCGCCGGGCGACCGTCAGCTGGCGCGAGCTCGACGCGAGCCTCTGGGAGATGGATTGGCGGCAGCACTTCCAGCCCGTGCGCGCGGGCCGGCGGCTCGTCGTCGTGCCGCCCTGGGACCGCGACGACCATGGCGGCCGGACGCAGGTCGTCATCCATCCCGGCATGGCGTTCGGCACCGGCCAGCACGCGACGACGCTCGGCTGCCTCGAAGCGCTCGAGCGGCTCGCGAGCCCAGCGCCCGCCCGCGCGCTCGACGTTGGCACCGGCACCGGCGTCCTCGCGATCGCGCTCGCCAAGCTCGGCGTGAAGGAGGTCGCCGCGCTCGACCTCGATCCGCAGGCGATCGCCGCGGCGCGCGGCAACCTGCGCCGGAACGCCCTCAGCAGCCGTGTGAAGCTCGCGTGTGGCGATCTCACGCGGGCCGTGCCCGCACCGCCCGCGGGCCGCGACTTTCCGCTCGTCGTCGCGAACCTCTACGTCGACGCGCTGGTCGCGCTGGCGCCGGCGATCACGTCGCGCACCGCGCCCGGCGGGCACCTCGTGACCTCGGGCGTGCTGCGGAGCCAGCAGGCCCGGGTGCGGGCCGCGTATGCCGCGCCGGCGTGGCGCCTCCGCTCCGCGAAGCGGCATGGCGCATGGGTAACGAGCGTTTTCGAGCGACGCACGCCGACCATCGAGGCCGGCCGCGGCGCGACGCCCAACACTCCGACGCGCGTGCGCCGCGCCGCCGCGAAGGTCTCGGGTCGGCGACCGCCGCGCCGCGCCGCCCGGGCGCGAACCCGCTGA
- a CDS encoding 16S rRNA (uracil(1498)-N(3))-methyltransferase translates to MPRFFVSQRDVADGKARLQGGEFRHLQRVLRLREGDTVTLFDDAGLEHEGVIVSMSPRVATVRITASVASTRESPLAVTLYQGVPKGRKMDLIVEKATELGVVAIVPFVSSFGTASVAAAESKRERWQRIALAAAKQSGRTRIPEVGATLTFPEVVSAAAAMDHALLFFENAGAAALPTPPADGPRAAAAGVLVGPEGGFSSEEASRALNTGLALCGLGPRILRTETAAIVALALVQARFGDLGGAGA, encoded by the coding sequence ATGCCGCGCTTCTTCGTTTCGCAACGCGATGTCGCCGACGGCAAGGCGCGCCTCCAGGGCGGCGAGTTCCGCCACCTCCAGCGCGTGCTCCGACTCCGCGAGGGCGACACGGTCACGCTCTTCGACGATGCCGGTCTCGAGCACGAAGGCGTCATCGTCTCGATGTCGCCGCGGGTCGCAACGGTGCGCATCACCGCGTCGGTCGCGTCGACACGCGAATCGCCACTCGCCGTCACGCTCTACCAAGGCGTGCCGAAGGGCCGGAAGATGGACCTCATCGTCGAGAAGGCGACGGAGCTCGGCGTCGTCGCGATCGTGCCCTTCGTCTCGTCCTTCGGGACCGCGAGCGTCGCCGCCGCGGAGAGTAAGCGCGAGCGCTGGCAACGCATCGCGCTCGCCGCCGCCAAGCAGTCGGGGCGCACGCGGATCCCCGAGGTCGGCGCGACACTCACCTTCCCCGAGGTCGTGAGTGCCGCGGCCGCCATGGATCACGCCCTCCTCTTCTTCGAGAACGCGGGCGCGGCCGCCCTGCCGACGCCGCCCGCCGACGGCCCGCGCGCCGCGGCTGCCGGCGTCCTCGTCGGCCCGGAAGGCGGCTTCAGCAGCGAGGAGGCGTCGCGCGCGTTGAATACCGGACTCGCGCTCTGCGGGCTCGGTCCGCGCATCCTCCGCACCGAAACCGCGGCGATCGTCGCGCTGGCGCTCGTGCAGGCGCGCTTCGGCGACCTCGGCGGCGCCGGCGCGTAG